In Enterobacteriaceae bacterium Kacie_13, the following proteins share a genomic window:
- a CDS encoding Rpn family recombination-promoting nuclease/putative transposase, with the protein MKKNTTPTLHDAVFKQFLTHPETARDFLDIHLPTALRKLCDLNTLQLASGSFIEDDLRPYYSDVLYSLKAGNGDGYVYCLIEHQSSPDKHMAFRLMRYAIAAMQRHLDAGHKTLPLVIPVLFYQGKVSPYPYSMSWLDEFETPEYARTLYSENFPLVDITIIPDDEIMQHRRMAILELLQKHIRQRDLTELLDQLTTLLLGGNTTQEQLVSVINYMLQAGESRDPATLINTLASRVPQHEEALMTIAEQLRLEGEQRGIQKGLQLGEQKGRIEGREEGEREAALKIARTMLASGLDRAMVMQMTGLSETELANIRH; encoded by the coding sequence ATGAAGAAGAATACGACCCCCACATTACATGACGCGGTGTTCAAGCAGTTTTTAACCCACCCCGAAACTGCCCGCGACTTCCTGGATATTCATCTGCCAACGGCGTTGCGCAAACTTTGTGATCTGAATACGTTGCAGCTGGCGTCGGGTTCTTTCATCGAAGACGACCTCCGGCCCTATTATTCCGACGTGCTGTATTCCTTAAAGGCGGGAAATGGTGACGGATATGTGTATTGCCTCATCGAACATCAAAGCTCGCCAGATAAACACATGGCGTTCCGCCTTATGAGATACGCCATAGCGGCAATGCAACGTCATCTCGATGCCGGTCATAAAACGCTACCTTTGGTGATACCCGTTCTCTTTTACCAGGGCAAAGTCAGCCCTTACCCGTATTCGATGAGCTGGCTGGATGAGTTTGAAACGCCAGAATATGCACGAACTCTATATAGTGAGAATTTCCCGCTGGTTGATATCACGATCATCCCGGATGATGAAATTATGCAGCATCGCCGAATGGCCATACTTGAGTTACTGCAAAAACACATTCGCCAGCGCGACCTGACAGAACTGTTGGACCAGCTGACTACCTTGCTGCTTGGTGGAAACACCACGCAGGAACAGCTAGTATCTGTGATAAACTATATGCTTCAGGCCGGTGAGTCCCGTGACCCGGCAACCCTGATTAATACGTTGGCATCACGTGTGCCACAACATGAGGAGGCTCTTATGACAATTGCTGAGCAATTACGCCTTGAGGGTGAACAACGCGGAATTCAGAAAGGTCTGCAATTAGGTGAGCAAAAAGGCCGTATTGAAGGGCGTGAAGAAGGCGAACGCGAAGCTGCTTTGAAAATTGCCCGCACGATGTTGGCCAGCGGCCTCGATCGCGCGATGGTCATGCAAATGACCGGTCTGAGCGAAACTGAACTCGCGAATATCCGCCATTAA
- a CDS encoding RepB family plasmid replication initiator protein, with translation MEKSNEINPPESPFAIIKKDSGTAYELIPNSSKTVQPVALLRLSVFTPVSPKEKGKREFLIDASEELSSLEVARQEGYTNIKIQGAKLGMSTDFKTWIGIISAFSKYGYSSEKITLPFSEFARMCGLKPTDINGRARTRLSDSLFNLSSVTLAFRSKDGKRSLVTHLVQRAVLDMDADLVEIVGDPSLWELYRYDHKVLLGLKALSELSRKEAAQSLYVYFESMPPSTLFVSMKRLRERLAMESQVKDQNATIRRAMTDLKKIGYIDYTETKKGREIMFIIHTRSPKLGLATS, from the coding sequence ATGGAAAAATCTAATGAAATCAATCCACCAGAAAGCCCATTCGCGATCATCAAGAAAGATTCGGGCACAGCTTATGAACTGATCCCGAACAGCAGCAAAACCGTCCAGCCCGTCGCACTGCTCAGATTGAGCGTGTTTACCCCTGTTTCACCTAAGGAAAAGGGGAAGCGGGAATTCCTGATTGATGCGTCAGAAGAACTTTCCAGCTTAGAAGTCGCCAGGCAGGAAGGGTATACAAATATCAAGATTCAGGGCGCAAAGCTTGGTATGTCTACTGATTTCAAAACGTGGATAGGGATCATCTCTGCCTTTTCAAAATACGGTTATTCCAGTGAAAAGATCACCTTACCGTTCTCTGAGTTTGCACGTATGTGTGGTTTGAAGCCTACAGATATCAACGGACGGGCCAGAACGCGCCTCAGCGACTCTCTGTTCAATTTATCAAGTGTGACGCTGGCATTTCGCAGCAAAGACGGCAAACGCTCACTGGTGACGCATCTGGTTCAACGTGCGGTATTAGATATGGACGCCGATTTGGTTGAAATTGTCGGCGACCCAAGTCTTTGGGAGCTTTACAGATACGACCACAAGGTTTTGCTTGGGTTAAAAGCCCTTTCTGAGTTATCCCGTAAAGAAGCCGCCCAGTCCCTATATGTGTACTTTGAGAGTATGCCACCATCTACGTTGTTTGTTTCAATGAAACGCCTTAGGGAGCGTCTTGCGATGGAATCACAGGTAAAAGACCAGAACGCTACGATCCGCCGAGCAATGACTGATTTGAAGAAAATCGGCTATATAGACTACACAGAGACCAAAAAGGGGAGGGAGATCATGTTCATAATCCATACCCGTTCACCAAAGCTTGGATTAGCCACTTCTTAA
- the tnpA gene encoding IS200/IS605 family transposase: protein MTKEIDIRRGRHCTFLMHVHLVFVTKYRRRVFDQDAIEKLRSYFASVCADFDVELVEMDGEGDHVHLLVNYPPKLAVSSLVNSLKGVSSRLLRRDRPDIATRYYYKGVLWTPSYFASSCGGAPISIIRQYIEQQQTPS from the coding sequence ATGACAAAAGAAATTGATATTCGTCGAGGAAGGCATTGCACATTCCTGATGCATGTTCACTTGGTCTTCGTTACCAAGTATCGACGCCGAGTATTTGATCAGGATGCTATCGAGAAGTTACGCAGCTACTTTGCCAGTGTATGCGCTGATTTTGATGTTGAACTGGTTGAGATGGACGGAGAAGGTGATCACGTTCATTTGTTGGTCAACTACCCACCAAAATTAGCGGTATCCAGTTTGGTTAACAGTCTTAAAGGGGTGTCCAGTCGATTGCTTCGTCGTGATCGCCCAGACATTGCCACACGGTACTACTACAAAGGCGTTCTGTGGACTCCGAGCTACTTTGCCAGTAGTTGCGGCGGTGCGCCAATATCCATCATCCGGCAATACATTGAGCAACAGCAAACACCAAGTTAG
- a CDS encoding IS200/IS605 family element transposase accessory protein TnpB: protein MKRLQAFKFQLRPNGQQERDMRRFAGACRFVFNRSLAFQNENHEAGNKYLSYAQMTAWLVEWKKEPETQWLKEAPSQPLQQALKDLERGYKNFFQKRASFPRFKKRGQSDAFRYPQGVKLDQDNSRISLPKLGWISYRNSRQVVGEVKNVTVSQSCGKWYISIQTEYEVSELAHISTSMVGLDAGVAKLATLSDGTVFEPVNSFKSNQRKLARLQREMSRKVKFSNNWKKAKRKVQNLHSRIGNIRRDYLHKVSTTISKNHAMIVIEDLKVANMSKSASGTVGQPGRNVRAKTGLNRSILDQGWHELRRQLEYKQLWRGGQVLLINPAYTSQKCACCGHTAKENRQTQSEFKCLECGYSANADINGARNILAAGHAALACGEMAVLGRSMNQEPTEASRTSV, encoded by the coding sequence ATGAAGCGACTACAAGCCTTTAAATTCCAGCTAAGACCAAATGGTCAGCAAGAGCGTGATATGCGGCGCTTCGCTGGGGCTTGTCGCTTTGTATTTAATCGCTCACTTGCGTTTCAGAATGAAAATCATGAGGCTGGTAATAAATACCTTTCCTATGCACAAATGACAGCATGGCTGGTTGAGTGGAAAAAAGAACCTGAAACTCAATGGTTGAAAGAAGCACCATCTCAGCCTTTGCAGCAGGCGTTAAAAGACCTTGAGCGCGGCTATAAAAACTTCTTTCAGAAACGGGCATCATTCCCTCGATTTAAAAAACGCGGTCAAAGTGATGCATTCCGCTATCCGCAGGGCGTGAAACTGGATCAGGACAATAGTCGCATATCATTGCCAAAATTGGGCTGGATCAGCTACCGCAATAGTCGTCAGGTTGTAGGTGAGGTGAAAAATGTCACCGTCAGCCAGTCATGCGGTAAGTGGTACATCAGCATCCAGACGGAATACGAAGTCTCTGAACTGGCTCATATCTCAACATCGATGGTAGGGCTTGATGCGGGCGTAGCGAAGCTCGCTACGCTATCAGATGGCACGGTGTTTGAGCCTGTAAATAGCTTTAAATCCAACCAGAGAAAACTCGCCAGACTCCAGCGTGAAATGAGCCGCAAGGTGAAGTTCAGCAACAACTGGAAGAAGGCGAAACGGAAAGTACAAAACCTGCATTCTCGTATCGGTAATATCCGCCGCGACTACCTTCATAAAGTCAGCACAACAATCAGCAAAAATCACGCGATGATCGTCATTGAAGATTTGAAGGTTGCCAACATGTCAAAGTCAGCTTCGGGTACGGTAGGCCAGCCCGGTCGCAACGTCCGGGCAAAAACCGGCTTAAACCGTTCGATATTAGATCAGGGCTGGCACGAGCTTCGCCGACAGCTTGAGTACAAGCAGCTCTGGCGGGGTGGTCAGGTGTTGTTGATAAACCCAGCCTATACGAGTCAAAAATGTGCTTGCTGTGGTCATACAGCGAAAGAGAACCGGCAGACACAAAGCGAGTTCAAGTGTCTGGAATGTGGATATAGCGCGAACGCCGATATCAATGGCGCACGTAATATTTTAGCGGCGGGGCACGCCGCGCTAGCCTGTGGAGAGATGGCAGTTTTAGGTCGCTCGATGAATCAGGAACCCACCGAGGCGAGTCGGACTTCGGTCTGA
- a CDS encoding ribbon-helix-helix protein, CopG family, with the protein MAITKPPRKTDEANAKLDAFIEGAPDGQSAKKKGVIKGKKQQITLTITPDILEQLDQKAEDLGLSRAALINIGIRHVLNEGAMIGGKKD; encoded by the coding sequence ATGGCAATTACCAAGCCTCCAAGAAAAACAGATGAAGCTAACGCAAAACTGGATGCTTTCATCGAAGGTGCTCCAGATGGCCAGTCAGCGAAAAAGAAAGGGGTCATAAAAGGAAAAAAACAACAAATCACGTTAACTATTACCCCAGACATCCTTGAGCAGTTAGACCAAAAAGCAGAAGACCTGGGCCTTTCTCGCGCGGCGCTGATCAACATCGGTATCAGACATGTACTAAATGAAGGCGCAATGATAGGTGGGAAGAAAGATTAG
- a CDS encoding AAA family ATPase — protein MILTVGNTKGGVGKTTLAVNIAAARAMQGRDVLLIDADRQETAQTAISIRAQNEIQPGIACSAYADGPILRSQLMQQKAKYDDVIIDAGGRDSTALRAALVLTDVLLVPYRPGSFDVWALQDISDLITEARSVRDGLKAYSVINVADANRNSIDNREAAAIFTDYPELEFIPDHIVGRKAFSNAAGSGQCVFEYKPQDAKANLELTTLINILFNNQ, from the coding sequence ATGATTCTTACAGTAGGGAATACTAAAGGCGGAGTGGGTAAGACAACACTTGCTGTAAATATAGCAGCCGCCAGGGCCATGCAAGGCCGGGACGTTTTACTTATCGATGCTGACCGTCAGGAGACCGCACAGACTGCAATCAGCATAAGAGCACAAAATGAAATCCAACCGGGTATCGCATGCTCAGCTTACGCAGATGGTCCAATCCTGCGCTCGCAGCTGATGCAGCAAAAAGCAAAATATGATGATGTCATCATTGATGCCGGCGGCAGGGACTCAACCGCATTGCGTGCAGCACTCGTTTTAACGGATGTTCTGTTGGTTCCTTACCGCCCAGGCAGTTTTGATGTATGGGCTTTGCAGGACATCTCAGACCTTATTACAGAAGCACGTAGTGTGCGTGACGGGTTGAAAGCTTACTCAGTCATTAACGTTGCCGATGCAAATCGTAACTCAATAGATAACAGAGAAGCCGCGGCTATCTTTACCGATTACCCAGAACTTGAGTTTATCCCTGACCATATCGTCGGTCGTAAAGCATTTTCCAATGCTGCGGGTTCTGGCCAGTGCGTCTTTGAATATAAGCCACAAGATGCTAAAGCGAATCTGGAACTAACTACCCTCATAAACATTCTGTTTAACAATCAATAA
- the umuC gene encoding translesion error-prone DNA polymerase V subunit UmuC, giving the protein MYLLCDVNSMYASVEQLFRPDLKGKPVIVLSNNDGAIVALNKEAKKLGIKRFAPYFQAKDIIRRHQVTCFSSNYALYGDMSARIMSTLEEMAPALTIYSIDEAFLKVTGIDACESFLAFGQRVRATVRQRTGLTCGIGIAQTLTLAKLANHAAKTWPATGGVVDLSNRDRQRKLMALLPVNETWGIGRKLSEKLTGIGIKTVLQLADANLNLMKKTFGVVVERTVRELNGTACISIDALPAKQQIICSRSFGERITQLQDMRQAVCQYAERASEKLRQESQYCKHVSVFLRTSPYANEPQYGNNANQTLMLATQDTRDIVAAAMRALDSIWRDGYRYQKAGIVLNDFCDKPGQIDMFDESPPRPNSDALMHAIDRINTTGMGKVWFAGQGIDKGWKMKRDMLSPAYTTRWSDLPLASIR; this is encoded by the coding sequence ATGTACCTGCTCTGTGACGTCAACTCGATGTACGCCAGCGTGGAACAACTTTTCCGGCCAGACCTGAAGGGTAAGCCGGTGATCGTGCTCAGCAATAATGACGGCGCGATTGTGGCCCTCAACAAAGAAGCCAAAAAGCTCGGCATTAAACGCTTTGCCCCCTACTTTCAGGCGAAGGACATCATCAGACGTCACCAGGTAACCTGTTTCAGTTCGAACTATGCGCTCTACGGCGACATGTCCGCACGGATCATGTCCACGCTGGAAGAAATGGCCCCGGCGCTGACGATTTACTCAATCGACGAGGCATTTCTGAAGGTCACTGGCATCGATGCTTGCGAGTCATTTCTGGCCTTTGGCCAGCGCGTCCGGGCAACAGTACGGCAGCGCACTGGGCTGACCTGCGGGATCGGTATTGCGCAGACGCTTACGCTGGCAAAGCTGGCCAATCACGCGGCGAAAACCTGGCCGGCCACCGGCGGCGTCGTTGACCTGAGCAATCGCGACCGCCAGCGTAAACTGATGGCACTGCTGCCGGTGAATGAGACGTGGGGCATTGGGCGAAAATTATCTGAGAAGCTGACCGGGATTGGGATTAAGACGGTGCTGCAGCTGGCGGACGCCAACCTGAACCTGATGAAGAAGACGTTCGGGGTCGTGGTGGAGCGCACCGTGCGGGAACTTAACGGCACCGCCTGCATCTCGATAGACGCCCTGCCCGCCAAACAACAAATCATCTGCAGCCGCAGCTTCGGCGAACGCATCACGCAGCTGCAGGACATGCGGCAGGCCGTCTGTCAGTATGCGGAGCGAGCATCGGAAAAGCTCCGCCAGGAAAGTCAGTACTGTAAACACGTCAGCGTTTTTTTACGAACCAGCCCCTACGCCAACGAGCCTCAGTACGGGAACAACGCCAACCAGACGCTGATGCTGGCCACGCAGGACACCCGCGACATTGTCGCCGCAGCGATGAGAGCGTTAGACAGCATCTGGCGGGACGGCTACCGATATCAGAAAGCGGGGATCGTGCTGAACGACTTCTGTGACAAGCCTGGACAGATAGACATGTTTGACGAATCGCCGCCGCGCCCGAACAGCGACGCGCTGATGCACGCCATCGACAGGATTAATACGACCGGGATGGGCAAAGTGTGGTTTGCAGGACAGGGCATCGATAAAGGCTGGAAGATGAAACGCGACATGCTCTCCCCTGCCTATACGACCCGATGGTCGGACTTACCCTTAGCATCGATACGCTAA
- the umuD gene encoding translesion error-prone DNA polymerase V autoproteolytic subunit, translated as MKAEIISPLTSSRLQLPLFADTCQAGFPSPATDYVEKTLDLNEFCISHPSATFFVKAEGDSMVESGIMSGDLLIVDKAEKASHGDIVIAAVDGEFTVKRLCTHPVLCLQPMNPAYSPIFVNPDDLDIFGVVIHAIHTFR; from the coding sequence ATGAAAGCAGAAATCATTTCCCCACTGACCAGCTCACGACTGCAGCTCCCGCTGTTTGCCGACACCTGCCAGGCCGGTTTTCCCAGCCCGGCCACGGACTACGTTGAGAAGACGCTGGATCTAAACGAGTTCTGCATCAGCCACCCGTCCGCGACCTTCTTTGTCAAAGCCGAAGGAGATTCGATGGTCGAGTCCGGGATAATGTCGGGCGACCTGCTGATCGTGGATAAGGCAGAAAAGGCCTCCCACGGCGACATCGTCATTGCCGCCGTCGACGGTGAGTTCACCGTAAAACGGCTCTGCACGCATCCGGTGCTTTGCCTTCAGCCGATGAACCCAGCCTACTCGCCGATATTTGTTAATCCGGACGACCTGGATATCTTCGGCGTCGTCATCCACGCCATCCACACCTTCAGGTAA
- the ssb gene encoding single-stranded DNA-binding protein — protein MAERGINKVIIVGNLGQAPELRYMPNGGAVASLTLATSENWRDKATGEQKEKTEWHRVVVFGKLAEIAGEYLTKGAKVYIEGQLQTRKWQDAQGIDRYTTEIAVKANGTMQMLGSAQGNRQSGDAADSQAPANAPSHSGEPAVDPKPANAARSKKSAKTAPAQQSAPQGGEFPPVDFDDDIPF, from the coding sequence ATGGCAGAACGTGGAATTAACAAAGTCATCATCGTGGGTAATTTAGGTCAGGCACCTGAGCTGCGCTATATGCCGAACGGCGGCGCGGTGGCGAGCCTGACGCTGGCCACGTCCGAAAACTGGCGTGACAAAGCCACCGGCGAACAAAAAGAAAAAACCGAATGGCACCGCGTGGTCGTGTTCGGAAAGCTTGCTGAGATAGCCGGTGAATACCTGACCAAGGGCGCAAAAGTCTACATCGAAGGCCAGCTGCAGACCCGCAAATGGCAGGACGCGCAGGGTATCGACCGTTACACCACGGAAATTGCGGTCAAGGCAAACGGCACGATGCAGATGCTGGGCAGCGCACAGGGCAACCGTCAGTCGGGTGACGCAGCGGATTCACAGGCACCGGCAAATGCGCCGTCTCATTCCGGTGAGCCTGCTGTTGACCCGAAACCGGCAAACGCCGCGCGCAGCAAAAAATCCGCTAAAACGGCACCGGCACAGCAATCCGCACCGCAGGGGGGAGAATTCCCGCCGGTTGATTTTGACGATGATATCCCGTTCTGA
- a CDS encoding DUF905 domain-containing protein, with product MENHDHVLLPDDTFTRKQAEAVAVAYANIAIEDDQGTHFRLVVRIDGQMVWRAWDFEPEAGAGLNRYIIRCGVRKQ from the coding sequence ATGGAAAACCACGATCACGTACTGCTGCCGGACGACACATTTACCCGTAAGCAGGCTGAAGCCGTCGCCGTCGCTTACGCGAATATCGCCATCGAAGACGATCAGGGCACGCATTTTCGCCTTGTCGTTCGCATTGACGGGCAGATGGTGTGGCGGGCGTGGGATTTTGAGCCAGAAGCAGGGGCTGGTCTTAACAGATACATCATCAGATGTGGTGTGAGAAAGCAGTAA
- a CDS encoding ParC has protein sequence MRCRTYRRPADKIKTYEESIMSVTESKAVSKASKSTKRSKNTVVTEVVEQALANTPVDMVPFSQLSLSPLNVRKAEPDAAKLQELAGSIRAVGVLHNLIVHRLPDGQLGAAAGGRRFRALSILLNEGAIAPDYAVPVKTVSDDVAEVVSAIENFQHESMHPADQIMAFARISASGKTAAEIGGLMGYSTQHVQKFLRLAGMAPALLAELAEDKINVDQLQALSASEDHERQLDVWKNAYGYYRNPKELREAVLRGEVSAEGHRLLEFVGRDAYEQAGGGFRYDLFTDEGFITDTVLLDTLTRQKLTEVADGIAQAEGWKWSEGRTEGISTYGDDAQKYLLLNEPRGELTAEESARFNALDKQLEALSEQFDAEDGDHDALEKAADACQTEMSAIEQNAENRAWTDDVRANGGVVASLRGNVISVRRGVMLRSDIPEVEKKGGVNHTIASIRTEDSTPEVPQAKPLSAVLAKSLSSERTLAVQAALAEQPQMALVIFVHDCLKSTFDHRSYNPSTLKVTLHAKTGLMLDNAPTSADGLAMQHLTAMHDAWQKLLPQDWHKSWDWLLTWDTQALINVMGYCLARTLDGASERLSDKDGKAGKDLEPVEALLNFTLRDWWQPTKANFFGRISKELISDSLSQAGLGGASRDVLKMKKGDAAERAEEDISQTRWVPDCLLPVTDTPVLPESDAVTATDAGEPETDAEATANASESDNIAA, from the coding sequence ATGAGGTGCCGGACGTACAGGCGTCCGGCAGACAAAATCAAAACTTACGAGGAATCAATTATGTCAGTTACCGAGTCTAAAGCAGTATCTAAAGCGAGTAAATCCACCAAACGGTCTAAAAATACCGTCGTTACCGAGGTCGTCGAACAGGCGCTGGCGAATACGCCGGTCGACATGGTGCCGTTCAGCCAGCTGTCTCTGTCTCCGCTGAATGTGCGTAAAGCAGAGCCGGATGCGGCAAAATTGCAGGAACTGGCGGGCAGCATCAGAGCCGTGGGCGTGTTGCATAACCTTATCGTTCACCGCCTGCCTGATGGCCAGCTGGGTGCCGCCGCCGGTGGCCGCCGTTTCCGTGCGCTGAGTATCCTGCTGAACGAGGGGGCGATCGCACCGGATTACGCCGTGCCGGTGAAAACCGTCAGCGATGACGTGGCTGAGGTGGTTTCAGCCATCGAGAACTTCCAGCACGAAAGCATGCATCCGGCTGACCAGATTATGGCGTTCGCCCGCATCAGTGCCAGCGGCAAAACGGCAGCAGAAATCGGTGGCCTGATGGGGTACAGCACCCAACACGTCCAGAAATTCCTGCGCCTTGCAGGGATGGCTCCGGCACTGCTTGCTGAACTGGCTGAAGACAAGATTAACGTTGACCAGCTGCAGGCACTGTCTGCCTCTGAAGACCACGAACGCCAGCTGGATGTCTGGAAAAATGCCTATGGTTATTATCGCAATCCGAAAGAGCTGCGTGAGGCGGTGCTCAGGGGTGAAGTTTCTGCGGAAGGTCACCGCCTGCTGGAATTCGTCGGGCGGGATGCCTACGAACAGGCGGGGGGCGGGTTCCGCTATGACCTGTTCACAGACGAAGGGTTTATCACCGATACCGTTCTCCTCGATACCTTAACCCGCCAGAAACTCACCGAAGTCGCGGACGGCATCGCACAGGCCGAGGGCTGGAAGTGGTCAGAGGGACGGACTGAGGGCATCAGCACCTACGGCGACGACGCGCAAAAATATCTGTTACTCAACGAACCTCGCGGTGAGCTGACAGCTGAGGAAAGTGCGCGGTTTAATGCGTTGGATAAGCAGCTGGAGGCGTTATCGGAGCAGTTTGATGCCGAAGACGGTGACCACGACGCGCTGGAAAAGGCCGCTGACGCCTGTCAGACCGAAATGTCTGCCATCGAACAAAACGCTGAGAACCGCGCATGGACTGACGATGTGCGTGCTAACGGCGGGGTGGTGGCTTCCCTGCGTGGTAACGTTATCAGCGTGCGCCGTGGCGTGATGCTGCGAAGCGATATCCCTGAAGTCGAGAAAAAAGGCGGTGTGAACCACACCATTGCCAGCATCCGCACTGAAGACAGCACACCGGAAGTGCCGCAGGCGAAACCGCTGTCGGCGGTACTGGCCAAAAGCCTCTCCAGCGAAAGAACGCTGGCAGTACAGGCTGCGTTGGCAGAACAACCGCAAATGGCTCTGGTAATTTTTGTCCATGATTGCCTCAAATCCACTTTCGACCACCGGTCTTATAACCCGTCGACCCTCAAAGTAACCCTGCATGCCAAAACCGGACTGATGCTCGACAATGCGCCGACATCTGCCGACGGTCTGGCCATGCAGCACCTTACTGCGATGCACGACGCGTGGCAGAAACTGCTGCCACAGGACTGGCATAAAAGCTGGGACTGGCTGCTGACGTGGGACACCCAAGCGCTGATTAACGTAATGGGCTATTGCCTTGCCAGAACGCTCGACGGGGCATCAGAACGTCTCAGCGACAAAGATGGCAAAGCGGGTAAAGACCTCGAGCCGGTCGAAGCGCTGCTGAATTTCACTCTGCGCGACTGGTGGCAGCCGACCAAAGCCAATTTCTTCGGGCGCATCAGTAAAGAGCTGATTTCTGACAGTTTGTCACAGGCCGGTCTGGGCGGGGCGTCGCGCGATGTCCTCAAGATGAAGAAGGGCGATGCCGCCGAACGGGCTGAAGAGGACATCTCACAGACCCGCTGGGTGCCTGA